The window GAGCCGGACTTTCTACCACACAGATATTTTCATCAGGTATTGTAAAGTCCGTAGGCAAGTGGCTGATGCTGGAATTGAACGTCTCAGAGTTCTGGATGCCTGCCATAACCGGTTTGCTTTTCCTGATCCCGCTTGTATTGAGTGTATGGCTGATGGACCATTTACCTGTTCCAAGTAAGGAGGATGAAAGGCAAAGAACCAAGCGTATGCCGATGGATGGTAAGGCAAGATGGAAATTTTACCTGCATTTCGGCTTTGGCTTATCCATGTTGTTGCTGCTTTATGTGTTGCTGTGTGTGTTCAGGGATTTCAGGGACAACTTCGCTGCCGAAATCTGGGTCTCACTCGGAAAGGGCAACGATGCCGCAATATTCACGCAAACTGAAACCCCGATCTTTGTCGTGATGCTGGTGATTATAGCCTTGATGATGCGCATCAAAAACAATATGCTGGCTTTTCAGCTGAACCACCTCCTGCTCTTTGGCGGATGTTTGCTGATTGCTGGAGCCACGTGGCTGTTCGAGAGTCATATGATTACACCTGAGGTATGGATTACCCTGATAGGCTTTGGTTTGTATGTGGGGTATGTACCTTATCAAATTATGCTGATGGACCGACTGATTGCAGCATTCAAGTATGTCAGTACGGTGAGCTTCCTGCTCCTGCTCTCAGATGGGCTGGGTTACCTTGGCAGTACAGGATTGCTATTGTACAAGAATTTCGGGATGCCTTCTGCCAGTTACCTGACCTGGATGATCAAAGGCAGCTACATTATCGGCTTTATGGGAGCAACTGTGACACTGGTCAGCAGCCTCTATTTTATCAGGCGATATAAATCTCAAACAGCAGAAACAACCATAGCAGAACCTGTCATGTCAGGTTGCTAATAGACATAAAACACTATCTCATAACAAGGTTTAAACGTTGCACTTGTACGGTTAGACCACTGATGACAAAATATTAATTCTCTATTATTTTTTATCGGAACATAACGAAGTTTTAAACCTCAAACACAGTCATGTACAACATTTACAGGAACTACTTCCTCTTGATAGCCATGCTGCTATTAGGACAGGTTACTTATGCCCAAAAACTGGCGGGAGTCAAAGGTAAAATAGTGGACGATAATGGTCCGTTACCTAGCGCCATGGTATTGATAAAAGGAACCAACAAAGGCACTACTACCGACTTGGAAGGACACTTTCAGTTAGGAGTAGACAAAGCCGGAAACTATACATTGGAGATTGCATTTCTAGGTTATAAATCCATAGAAAAACAAATAACCATCACAGACAACCAGCTGCTAGATATAGGGACCATCTCAATGGTTGAGGATGCCAGTGAATTGACCGAGGTAGTTGTAATGGGTTCCATGAAAGCTTCAGAAGCCAAGGCACTTTCTGTACAGAGAGCATCCCTGAATATCAAGAATGTGCTCTCAACGGATGGTATCGGTAAGCTTCCAGACAGAAATGCAGCTGAGGCAGTACAACGTATTGCTGGCGTTTCGATTGAACGTGACCAAGGTGAGGGGCGTTTTGTAGCAGTACGTGGTCTTCCGGCAGACTGGTCTTCAGCCACCATCAACGGTGACCGTATTCCAGCAGCTGAGGAAGAAACAGGTTCTCGTGCATCCGCTTTTGACTTTTTCCCTTCTGACCTAATTGAAATGGTCGAAGTCTCAAAAGCTATCACACCAGACATGGAGGCAGACGCAATGGGCGGTAGCGTGAACTTTATCACTAAAACAGCACCTGACAGCAGAACCCTGAATGTTACACTTGGTGGTGGTGCCAACCAAAAAGCAGCAGGTGGCATCTACTCTGCCAACGTACTATATGGCGATAGGTCAAAGAATGGAAAATTCGGTTATATCCTGAATGGAACCATCTGGGACAGAGCTTGGGCAACGGACAACTATGAGCCAAGAAGAAAATCTGACGGTGTGTACAGACTGGAACTAAGAGACTATGACGGCAGAAGAAGAACTGTTGGCTTCAACGGTGGTATGGAGTACAACTTCAATGAGAACAGCAAGATAACAGCAAGAGGAGTTTATGGTACTTTGAATGATCATGAAACACACTTCAAACACAGGTTACGTTTTGATAAAATCGATACTGATACAGGAGAAGGCAGAGTGGAGCTACAACACATTGACAACATCCTAATCACAGAGATGTGGGGAGCCGAATTGGCAGGTGACCACAAGCTGAACAGCAAGACAAAAGTGGACTGGAAACTGTCAAGCTACGATAACCAATTCTACTATGGTGATATCCCTGACGGACAGGATAATTCTTACTTCCTCGCGCAATTCAACCAGAGCGGTGTTCCAATGAATGTAGGCATGTTGGAAAGTGGGGATGACAATAAGAACAGACTTCAGTTCACGCCTGACGGAGGACAATTCACGCTGGAAAACCTGGATCAGGTATTGGGTGATGACTTTCAGGTAGACCCTTCTCAAATGAAATTGGCTACTTTCGGTATTTACCGTGTGGCAAAACGTGACAGGGACCGTATCGTTGCACAAGCCAATATTGAATCCAACCTTTCGGATATATTTACCTTGAAGGCAGGATTAAAATTCAGAGACAAGCTAAGAACAGAGTCTTTCTCAGATGAATACTATGAATACACCGGTACAGAGGAAATCACGATGGCCAATGTGGATGAGTTCTTGGGTAAAGCCGCAGGAAGCAGCCTTCAGGATCAGCCAGGCAAAAATGACTACATGAGTGAACTCAATAGCTCATTCAGCCAGAACTTCTCTAAAGTACTGGACCTTGAAACAACACACGAGCTGTATGTCAAACTGAGGGATGCAGGACAACTGAAGCTGTTGGAAGATGATTCAGGGTTGCTATCAAATGGTGGTGCAATAGGCCGTAACTTTGAAGTGCACGAACAGCATATCTCAGGTTATGTGATGGGCACTTACAAGCCAACAACAAAACTGACACTGATTGGCGGCCTAAGGATGACACAAACCCTCACAACGCTTGAAGGCTACAATCTTGTGGACGGCGAGGTACAGCCAACAACCGTTGAAAACAACTACTTGTCTTTACTGCCAATGCTGCACGCCAAGTTCCAGCCTAGCAATATGACCAACTTGAGATTTGCCGTAACAAGAACATTTGCACGCCCTTCATTCTGGCAGATGGCTCCGGGTGGTTCATACATGTCGTTTGACAATATCTACACTGGAGGTAATCCTGAGTTGAAACCCACTTACTCTTGGAACTTTGACCTGATGGCAGAGCATTTCTTTGGTAATGTTGGTGTGATCTCAGGTGGTGTATTTGCAAAGAGCATAGCAGACCCTGTCTTTACCTCTACACGCAAAGGAGATGTATTGACTTATAAAAACATTGAAATCACAGCACCAGACAATGGCGACAATGCATGGTTGGCAGGTGTAGAGGCCAATGTTTCAAGACAGTTTGATTTTCTTCCAGGCTTCCTGAGCGGTTTCGGCATCAATGCAAACGCTACATTTATGAAGTCTGAAATGACCATCCCACTGGATGATGGGGAGGTAAGGGAAACAGCAATCCCTCGTCAGGCAGATGCCCTGTACAACATTGCCCTTTACTATGAAAAAGGTGGCTTTAATGCACGCCTAGCTTGGAACCATAAAGGTGCCTATATCATGGAGCATGGTAGCAGTGATGCACAGGATGAGATCTACGGCGCCTACACCACAATGGACTTTACCACTTCATACAAGGTATCAGACAAGGTGATGATCTTTGCCGAGATGAATAACCTGCTGAATGAGCCGATGACCTATTACCTTGGCGAAGAAGGCAGGCCATTGCAAGTAGAATATTATGGCATCAGAGGACAAATGGGCGTAAAAATCTCGTTGTTCTAATAAAAACTTTAGTTCTCAAAAAACTAATAAATACCTAGTCAGTCAAAAGCCACCTCATATTGAGGTGGCTTTTCTTATTTTGAAATAATAAATCCTTAGGAAGACTCTAACAAAAAAACCACCCGAAACGAATATTCAGGTGGTTACCATTTTCAAAAATGCAACTTCAATCAAATCAAATCATCCCAATTCCCATTGGCGATACGGTCAGCTACTCCAAATGAGAGCGTCATCCCCGCACCTCCCAAAGCGTTCATCAGGATAATATTTTCTTCAGGCTGTGCGATCAGCACTGTTTTTCCAGTTGTAGATTTAGGATATATACCATGCCATGACTCCTGTAAGGCGAAAGTAGGAGCATCAAGGAAAGTCTTCAGATAATCCAAAACAAGTTGGTTGATTTCCATACGGTCAAACGGATCGTGTGTCAGACCATATTCGTGAGAGTCTCCCAATGTCAACTCACCCAGTCCTGTTTGTGAAGCCATCACGTGGATGCCATATTTCGGGTACAGGGGCATCTCTTCTTCAATTCTGCTTTTCAGCTTACCCAAGGAAGGACACTTATCAAACGCCTTATAATGTGTCAGTGTCAAGCCAGCAGCCAAAGCAGGTCCAAGCCTCCAGTTGTTTGGCTGCGCAACTGTACGCATCATCTGCAACTTACATTTGGTAACACCCCATGAGGTATAAATTTCAGGGTAAAGCGTCTCAAGATCTGGACCGCTGCAAACATAAATCTGGTCAGCCACAAAGATTCTTCCATCAGAAGTCGTCACCTTACTGTCACCCACTTCCTTCACTAAAGTATTCCAATGAAACGTTACGCCAAGTTGCTCAGACAAGTAGGAAGGAAAAGTTCGCAGTGCCTCTCTTGGGTCTACAATCACCTCTGTCTTGCTGAATACACCACCCTTCAGGTTTTCCTTCTTGACCGCATTTGAATATTTGTCAATCTTGCCTGCCTCAACCAATTCCAACTCATAAGGTCCATCCTGATAGGCTTGATAGAACTCCTGCAGGACATCCCACTCATCATCACGATAGCCAAGGTGTAAGCTTCCTATCTGGTCTGAGTAGATCCCTGTAGCAGCAATCAGCTCTTTCCATATTTGCCTTGATCTCAGTGCTACCTCATAAAAAACACCTTCTGGCTGTCCAATAGGCCATACCATTCCGAAGTTCCTGACAGATGCGCCAACAGGTTGAGAAGTCCTGTCAAATACGGTAACCTTATTACCTTTCTTAGCTTCAGCCAGTGCCAAAGCCTGTCCTGCTATACCAGCACCAATAATTATGATATCCTTTTTCATATAAGTCAAATTATATCCAAATAAACGGTATATTTTTGACTAATATTCAATTATGTAGATTAAGTTAATTTTAAGGATTTGGTAATTTATGAAGAAGTAAAGAAGACATGGCATT of the Limibacter armeniacum genome contains:
- a CDS encoding DUF5690 family protein → MYHFEKLNNWLGKSPKLTFVLFGWMTAFVTYSGTYAFRKPIGAATFAGMEQWGVDYKILVLTAQLIGYTLSKFIGVKYVSEMNNKQRPWLILILISIAATSLILFAIVPAPYNIFFMVLNGLPLGMVWGIVFSYLEGRTTTELLGAGLSTTQIFSSGIVKSVGKWLMLELNVSEFWMPAITGLLFLIPLVLSVWLMDHLPVPSKEDERQRTKRMPMDGKARWKFYLHFGFGLSMLLLLYVLLCVFRDFRDNFAAEIWVSLGKGNDAAIFTQTETPIFVVMLVIIALMMRIKNNMLAFQLNHLLLFGGCLLIAGATWLFESHMITPEVWITLIGFGLYVGYVPYQIMLMDRLIAAFKYVSTVSFLLLLSDGLGYLGSTGLLLYKNFGMPSASYLTWMIKGSYIIGFMGATVTLVSSLYFIRRYKSQTAETTIAEPVMSGC
- a CDS encoding TonB-dependent receptor, whose protein sequence is MYNIYRNYFLLIAMLLLGQVTYAQKLAGVKGKIVDDNGPLPSAMVLIKGTNKGTTTDLEGHFQLGVDKAGNYTLEIAFLGYKSIEKQITITDNQLLDIGTISMVEDASELTEVVVMGSMKASEAKALSVQRASLNIKNVLSTDGIGKLPDRNAAEAVQRIAGVSIERDQGEGRFVAVRGLPADWSSATINGDRIPAAEEETGSRASAFDFFPSDLIEMVEVSKAITPDMEADAMGGSVNFITKTAPDSRTLNVTLGGGANQKAAGGIYSANVLYGDRSKNGKFGYILNGTIWDRAWATDNYEPRRKSDGVYRLELRDYDGRRRTVGFNGGMEYNFNENSKITARGVYGTLNDHETHFKHRLRFDKIDTDTGEGRVELQHIDNILITEMWGAELAGDHKLNSKTKVDWKLSSYDNQFYYGDIPDGQDNSYFLAQFNQSGVPMNVGMLESGDDNKNRLQFTPDGGQFTLENLDQVLGDDFQVDPSQMKLATFGIYRVAKRDRDRIVAQANIESNLSDIFTLKAGLKFRDKLRTESFSDEYYEYTGTEEITMANVDEFLGKAAGSSLQDQPGKNDYMSELNSSFSQNFSKVLDLETTHELYVKLRDAGQLKLLEDDSGLLSNGGAIGRNFEVHEQHISGYVMGTYKPTTKLTLIGGLRMTQTLTTLEGYNLVDGEVQPTTVENNYLSLLPMLHAKFQPSNMTNLRFAVTRTFARPSFWQMAPGGSYMSFDNIYTGGNPELKPTYSWNFDLMAEHFFGNVGVISGGVFAKSIADPVFTSTRKGDVLTYKNIEITAPDNGDNAWLAGVEANVSRQFDFLPGFLSGFGINANATFMKSEMTIPLDDGEVRETAIPRQADALYNIALYYEKGGFNARLAWNHKGAYIMEHGSSDAQDEIYGAYTTMDFTTSYKVSDKVMIFAEMNNLLNEPMTYYLGEEGRPLQVEYYGIRGQMGVKISLF
- a CDS encoding TIGR03364 family FAD-dependent oxidoreductase, with protein sequence MKKDIIIIGAGIAGQALALAEAKKGNKVTVFDRTSQPVGASVRNFGMVWPIGQPEGVFYEVALRSRQIWKELIAATGIYSDQIGSLHLGYRDDEWDVLQEFYQAYQDGPYELELVEAGKIDKYSNAVKKENLKGGVFSKTEVIVDPREALRTFPSYLSEQLGVTFHWNTLVKEVGDSKVTTSDGRIFVADQIYVCSGPDLETLYPEIYTSWGVTKCKLQMMRTVAQPNNWRLGPALAAGLTLTHYKAFDKCPSLGKLKSRIEEEMPLYPKYGIHVMASQTGLGELTLGDSHEYGLTHDPFDRMEINQLVLDYLKTFLDAPTFALQESWHGIYPKSTTGKTVLIAQPEENIILMNALGGAGMTLSFGVADRIANGNWDDLI